The following proteins come from a genomic window of Corallococcus sp. NCRR:
- a CDS encoding FHA domain-containing protein, whose protein sequence is MAFQLTISEGKDAGKEFVFDQDSVLIGRTSECDVVLYDPGISRRHCRIFKDGDGYAVEDQKSANGTVVNGAAVQKQTLADGDTLTLGPVTFLFAIAAEDAPTGEDEKPAEDGANSTRIVSIDSVRKSRNKKGAALVPEGADEEDLQGIRAESTRMNMRAIRRPTSSAQRAVPQAPPPEEDAPAAIEKPAPAPPPARRTGSQSSRAVARTPRAGGASGGGGGLSAAERARIRRETPGLVANLRLFWAEANSKVRAGVMAGGGVVVLGLFALMYWLVLGGEDTVQKGEEPVRLSNQPINDSFGLGDGVTWNRPDMKVFEWEFVAATRAVVILHYQAQGISKDEVVVSVNGVDVGKVPPDTLASQERSLELMIPPQQLRKGEPNRIIFDNTRNPPGEDTWRVWNVWVERALLPEQLSTQQLIENARDLFKKGEKNFQTPDIGARNRYEAWKSFREAWLMLEAHPDPKPDLYDEAQESMKRAQQELDRTCSKLLLEVEGYYNQGHYKQAASTLDHMREYFPEYDQPCATRAENKRAEYGL, encoded by the coding sequence ATGGCCTTCCAACTGACGATCTCCGAGGGAAAAGACGCAGGCAAGGAGTTCGTCTTCGACCAGGACTCCGTGCTCATCGGGCGCACCTCCGAGTGCGACGTGGTGCTGTACGACCCTGGCATCTCCCGCCGCCACTGCCGCATCTTCAAGGACGGTGACGGCTACGCCGTGGAGGACCAGAAGAGCGCCAACGGCACGGTCGTCAACGGCGCGGCCGTGCAGAAGCAGACGCTGGCGGACGGCGACACGCTCACGCTGGGCCCGGTGACGTTCCTCTTCGCGATCGCCGCGGAGGACGCGCCCACCGGCGAGGACGAGAAGCCCGCGGAGGACGGCGCCAACAGCACGCGCATCGTCTCCATCGACTCCGTGCGCAAGTCGCGCAACAAGAAGGGCGCCGCGCTCGTGCCGGAAGGCGCGGACGAGGAGGACCTGCAGGGCATCCGCGCGGAGTCCACGCGCATGAACATGCGCGCCATCCGCCGCCCCACCTCCTCCGCCCAGCGCGCGGTGCCCCAGGCTCCGCCCCCGGAAGAGGACGCTCCGGCGGCCATCGAAAAGCCCGCTCCCGCGCCTCCGCCCGCGCGCCGCACCGGCTCCCAGTCCTCCCGCGCGGTGGCCCGCACGCCCCGCGCCGGTGGCGCCAGCGGCGGCGGGGGGGGCCTGTCCGCGGCCGAGCGCGCCCGCATCCGCCGTGAGACGCCGGGCCTGGTGGCCAACCTGCGCCTGTTCTGGGCGGAGGCGAACTCCAAGGTCCGCGCGGGCGTGATGGCCGGCGGCGGCGTGGTGGTGCTGGGCCTCTTCGCCCTCATGTACTGGCTGGTGCTGGGCGGCGAGGACACGGTGCAGAAGGGCGAGGAGCCCGTGCGCCTGTCCAACCAGCCCATCAACGACTCGTTCGGCCTGGGTGACGGCGTCACCTGGAACCGGCCGGACATGAAGGTCTTCGAGTGGGAGTTCGTCGCCGCGACGCGCGCGGTGGTCATCCTCCACTACCAGGCCCAGGGCATCTCCAAGGACGAGGTGGTGGTGAGCGTCAACGGCGTGGACGTGGGCAAGGTGCCCCCGGACACGCTGGCCAGCCAGGAGCGCTCGCTGGAGCTGATGATCCCGCCCCAGCAACTGCGCAAGGGCGAGCCCAACCGCATCATCTTCGACAACACCCGCAACCCGCCGGGCGAGGACACCTGGCGCGTGTGGAACGTCTGGGTGGAGCGCGCGCTCTTGCCCGAGCAGCTGTCCACGCAGCAGCTCATCGAGAACGCCCGGGACCTCTTCAAGAAGGGCGAAAAGAACTTCCAGACGCCGGACATCGGCGCGCGCAACCGCTACGAGGCCTGGAAGTCCTTCCGCGAGGCGTGGCTGATGCTGGAGGCCCACCCGGACCCGAAGCCGGACCTGTACGATGAGGCCCAGGAGTCCATGAAGCGCGCCCAGCAGGAGCTGGACCGCACCTGCTCCAAGCTGCTGCTGGAGGTGGAGGGCTACTACAACCAGGGCCACTACAAGCAGGCCGCCTCCACGCTGGACCACATGCGCGAGTACTTCCCCGAGTACGACCAGCCGTGCGCCACGCGCGCGGAGAACAAGCGCGCCGAGTACGGGCTGTAG
- a CDS encoding phospholipase D-like domain-containing protein, which produces MRELAGEDGRSEGLVPAARSPGPVPEHAPVWSAGVSRRLLARYYLPHHHPTLQGNACRLLRDGVEAYPEMLEAIRRARRSIRLETYMFVTDAVGELFGQALAEAAERGVHVKVLYDAVGSWTSRRSFFEGLRARGVDVRAFKPFSLQRGLRHLLRRDHRKILVVDGTVAFTGGVNIAAHWAPEGQGVAWRDDVLRIEGPAVHELERRFLATWRMMFRDRLSRLRRRIRGGAQALEARPRKGDVGLAVLSSRRSIHRAYLHAIQRARASVLIAAGYFVPDRRMVAALKDAAKRGVEVSLLLNGGKSDHPFLEHATRAFYEPLMDAGIRIFEWRRGVLHAKTAVVDGVWGTIGSFNLERLSLAFNHEVNAVFTDPRLGRDLEDSFRLDCGNCREVDLAAFRRRPLWQKAVERVLYFFRKVL; this is translated from the coding sequence ATGCGTGAGCTGGCGGGGGAGGACGGGCGGTCGGAAGGGTTGGTTCCAGCGGCGCGCTCGCCGGGGCCGGTGCCCGAACACGCTCCGGTGTGGAGCGCCGGGGTGTCCCGGCGCCTGCTCGCCCGGTACTACCTGCCGCACCACCACCCCACCCTCCAGGGCAATGCGTGCCGGCTGCTGCGTGACGGCGTGGAGGCCTATCCGGAGATGCTGGAGGCCATCCGCCGCGCTCGCCGCTCCATCCGCCTGGAGACGTACATGTTCGTCACCGACGCGGTGGGCGAGCTCTTCGGCCAGGCGCTGGCGGAGGCCGCCGAGCGCGGCGTGCACGTGAAGGTGCTCTACGACGCGGTGGGCTCCTGGACCAGCCGCAGGAGCTTCTTCGAAGGCCTGCGCGCGCGGGGCGTGGACGTGCGGGCCTTCAAGCCCTTCAGCCTCCAGCGCGGGCTGCGCCACCTGCTGCGCCGGGACCACCGAAAGATCCTGGTGGTGGACGGCACGGTCGCCTTCACGGGCGGGGTGAACATCGCGGCGCACTGGGCCCCGGAGGGGCAGGGCGTGGCCTGGCGCGACGACGTGCTGCGCATCGAAGGCCCCGCGGTGCATGAGCTGGAGCGCAGGTTCCTGGCCACGTGGCGGATGATGTTCCGCGACCGGCTGAGCCGGCTGCGCCGTCGCATCCGCGGCGGGGCGCAGGCGCTGGAGGCCCGGCCCCGGAAGGGCGACGTGGGCCTGGCGGTGCTGTCCAGCCGCCGCAGCATCCACCGCGCGTACCTGCACGCCATCCAGCGCGCGCGGGCCAGCGTGCTCATCGCGGCGGGCTACTTCGTGCCGGACCGGCGCATGGTGGCCGCGCTCAAGGACGCGGCGAAGCGGGGCGTGGAGGTGAGCCTGCTGCTCAACGGGGGCAAGAGCGACCACCCGTTCCTCGAGCACGCGACGCGCGCCTTCTACGAGCCGCTGATGGACGCCGGCATCCGCATCTTCGAGTGGCGCCGGGGCGTGCTGCACGCCAAGACGGCCGTGGTGGACGGGGTGTGGGGCACCATCGGGTCGTTCAACCTGGAGCGGCTGTCGCTGGCCTTCAACCACGAAGTGAACGCCGTCTTCACGGATCCCCGGCTGGGGCGTGACCTGGAGGACTCGTTCCGCCTGGATTGCGGCAACTGCCGCGAGGTGGACCTGGCCGCCTTCCGCCGCCGCCCCCTCTGGCAGAAGGCCGTGGAGCGGGTGCTGTACTTCTTCCGCAAGGTGCTCTGA
- the acnA gene encoding aconitate hydratase AcnA, producing the protein MTDSFGTKAQLKVGSATYDYFSLATLAKAHPAVNRLPFSLKVLLENLLRNEDGRVVKREHIEKMLAWDPKAAPETEISFHPARVLLQDFTGVPAVVDMAAMREALASMGGDPAKINPRNPADLVIDHSVQIDSFATTAAFKENAELEFERNRERYAFLRWGQSAFKGFGVVPPDIGICHQVNLEFLAQVTFRQGSTVYPDTLVGTDSHTTMINGLGVVGWGVGGIEAEAALLGQPITMLIPQVVGFKLTGKLPAGATATDLVLTVTQMLRKKGVVGKFVEFYGEGLKGLSLPDRATIANMAPEYGATIGFFPVDEESCNYLRFTGRPDDVVALTEAYAKTQGLWLEAGAQDPVFSDTLELDLASVVPSLAGPKRPQDRVPLKDMKAGYEKSLVEMLAAGKSKGEDDEGPKGGAKAPAAAVPPERLAQAVTVKAGRQSYQVGHGAVVIASITSCTNTSNPAVLVAAGILAKKAVEKGLKPQPWVKTSLAPGSRVVTEYLRDAGLLPYLEAVGFHVVGYGCTTCIGNSGPLPEPVSNAVVEGDLVVAAVLSGNRNFEGRINPHVRMNYLASPPLVVAYALAGEVGRDLDNEPLGTDPNGRPVFLKDIWPSNDEIKETIRTAVKPEQFRSQYANAMEGDTLWQQLQVSKGSTFKWDEKSTYVRKPPFFENLPKEPKAVQDIKGARVLALLGDSVTTDHISPAGNIAKTSPAAKYLMAEGVEPKDFNSYGARRGNHEVMVRGTFANIRLKNLLVPGVEGGVTVHIPTRERMSIYDASMKYQADGTPLVVLAGAEYGTGSSRDWAAKGTQLLGVKAVIAKSFERIHRSNLVGMGVLPLQFEAGQDAQSLGLTGHETFEITGIADGLAPQKKLTVKATGEKGPIEFTALCRIDTPNELDYYRNGGILQYVLRQLAKA; encoded by the coding sequence ATGACGGACAGTTTCGGCACGAAGGCCCAGCTCAAGGTGGGCTCGGCGACCTACGACTATTTCAGCCTGGCCACGCTGGCGAAGGCCCACCCGGCGGTCAACCGCCTCCCGTTCTCGCTGAAGGTCCTGCTGGAGAACCTGCTGCGCAACGAGGACGGCCGCGTCGTCAAGCGCGAGCACATCGAGAAGATGCTCGCCTGGGACCCCAAGGCGGCCCCGGAGACCGAAATCTCCTTCCACCCCGCGCGCGTGCTGCTCCAGGACTTCACCGGCGTGCCCGCCGTCGTGGACATGGCCGCCATGCGCGAGGCCCTGGCCTCCATGGGCGGCGACCCGGCGAAGATCAATCCGCGCAACCCGGCGGACCTGGTCATCGACCACTCGGTGCAGATTGATTCGTTCGCCACCACCGCGGCCTTCAAGGAGAACGCGGAGCTGGAGTTCGAGCGCAACCGCGAGCGCTACGCCTTCCTGCGCTGGGGCCAGAGCGCGTTCAAGGGCTTTGGCGTGGTGCCGCCGGACATCGGCATCTGCCACCAGGTGAACCTGGAGTTCCTGGCGCAGGTGACCTTCCGTCAGGGCAGCACCGTGTACCCGGACACGCTGGTGGGCACGGACAGCCACACGACGATGATCAACGGCCTGGGCGTGGTGGGCTGGGGCGTGGGCGGCATCGAGGCGGAGGCCGCGCTGCTGGGCCAGCCCATCACGATGCTGATTCCGCAGGTGGTGGGCTTCAAGCTCACCGGCAAGCTGCCCGCGGGCGCCACGGCCACGGACCTGGTGCTCACCGTCACGCAGATGCTCCGCAAGAAGGGCGTGGTGGGCAAGTTCGTGGAGTTCTACGGCGAGGGCCTGAAGGGGCTGTCGCTGCCGGACCGCGCCACCATCGCCAACATGGCCCCGGAGTACGGCGCCACCATCGGCTTCTTCCCGGTGGACGAGGAGAGCTGCAACTACCTGCGCTTCACCGGCCGCCCGGATGACGTCGTGGCGCTGACGGAGGCGTACGCCAAGACGCAGGGCCTGTGGCTGGAGGCCGGCGCGCAGGACCCCGTCTTCAGCGACACGCTGGAGCTGGACCTGGCCTCCGTGGTGCCCAGCCTCGCGGGCCCCAAGCGTCCGCAGGACCGCGTGCCCCTGAAGGACATGAAGGCCGGGTACGAGAAGTCCCTGGTGGAGATGCTCGCCGCGGGCAAGAGCAAGGGCGAGGACGACGAGGGCCCCAAGGGTGGCGCGAAGGCCCCGGCCGCCGCGGTGCCCCCGGAGCGGCTGGCGCAGGCCGTCACCGTGAAGGCGGGCCGCCAGAGCTACCAGGTGGGCCACGGCGCGGTGGTCATCGCGTCCATCACGTCCTGCACCAACACGTCCAACCCGGCCGTGCTGGTGGCCGCGGGCATCCTGGCGAAGAAGGCCGTGGAGAAGGGCCTCAAGCCGCAGCCCTGGGTGAAGACGTCCCTGGCCCCGGGCAGCCGCGTGGTGACCGAGTACCTGCGCGACGCGGGCCTCCTGCCCTACCTGGAGGCCGTGGGCTTCCACGTCGTGGGCTACGGCTGCACCACCTGCATCGGCAACTCCGGCCCGCTGCCGGAGCCCGTGTCCAACGCGGTGGTGGAGGGCGACCTGGTGGTGGCGGCGGTGCTGTCCGGCAACCGCAACTTCGAGGGCCGCATCAACCCGCACGTGCGCATGAACTACCTGGCGAGCCCCCCGCTCGTGGTGGCGTACGCGCTGGCCGGTGAAGTGGGCCGCGACCTGGACAACGAGCCGCTGGGCACGGACCCCAACGGCCGCCCGGTGTTCCTCAAGGACATCTGGCCGTCCAACGACGAAATCAAGGAGACCATCCGCACGGCCGTGAAGCCGGAGCAGTTCCGCAGCCAGTACGCGAACGCCATGGAGGGCGACACGCTCTGGCAGCAGCTGCAGGTGAGCAAGGGCTCCACGTTCAAGTGGGATGAGAAGTCCACCTACGTGCGCAAGCCGCCCTTCTTCGAGAACCTCCCGAAGGAGCCCAAGGCCGTCCAGGACATCAAGGGCGCGCGCGTGCTGGCGCTCCTGGGTGACTCCGTCACGACGGACCACATCTCCCCGGCGGGCAACATCGCCAAGACGAGCCCCGCGGCGAAGTACCTCATGGCCGAGGGCGTGGAGCCCAAGGACTTCAACTCCTACGGCGCGCGCCGCGGCAACCACGAGGTGATGGTGCGCGGCACCTTCGCCAACATCCGCCTGAAGAACCTGCTCGTCCCGGGCGTGGAGGGCGGCGTCACGGTGCACATCCCCACGCGTGAGCGGATGAGCATCTACGACGCGTCCATGAAGTACCAGGCGGACGGCACGCCGCTGGTGGTGCTGGCGGGCGCCGAGTACGGCACCGGCTCCAGCCGCGACTGGGCGGCCAAGGGCACGCAGCTGCTGGGCGTGAAGGCCGTCATCGCCAAGAGCTTCGAGCGCATCCACCGCTCCAACCTCGTGGGCATGGGCGTGCTGCCCCTGCAGTTCGAGGCGGGCCAGGACGCGCAGTCGCTGGGCCTCACCGGCCACGAGACGTTCGAGATCACCGGCATCGCGGACGGGCTGGCGCCGCAGAAGAAGCTCACCGTGAAGGCCACCGGTGAGAAGGGCCCCATCGAGTTCACCGCGCTGTGCCGCATCGACACGCCGAACGAGCTCGACTACTACCGCAACGGCGGCATCCTCCAGTACGTGCTGCGCCAGCTCGCCAAGGCGTAG
- a CDS encoding HD domain-containing protein has protein sequence MPTLEDAIALAVAAHQGQRDKAGQPYILHPMRVMLRLASDAERTVAILHDVVEDTPYTLERLRGMGYPEDVLSALDCLTKREGESYEAFIERLRPHPLARRVKLADLEDNMDVRRLKDVTPKDAERLSRYVAAWTRLRAE, from the coding sequence ATGCCCACGCTCGAAGACGCCATCGCCCTGGCGGTGGCCGCGCACCAGGGTCAGCGCGACAAGGCAGGACAGCCCTACATCCTCCACCCCATGCGGGTGATGCTGCGCCTCGCCTCCGACGCGGAGCGCACCGTGGCCATCCTCCACGACGTGGTGGAGGACACGCCGTACACGCTGGAGCGCCTGCGCGGCATGGGCTACCCGGAGGACGTGCTGTCCGCGCTGGACTGCCTGACGAAGCGCGAGGGCGAAAGCTACGAGGCCTTCATCGAACGGCTGCGTCCCCACCCCCTGGCCCGCCGCGTGAAGCTGGCGGACCTGGAGGACAACATGGACGTGCGCCGGCTGAAGGACGTGACGCCCAAGGACGCCGAGCGCCTGTCGCGCTACGTGGCCGCCTGGACGCGCCTGCGCGCGGAGTAG
- a CDS encoding PilW family protein has product MTLLETMVAAALTTIVLAAATALLLAGGRVVHNTEHVADSHDHARLAGETLLSAVRQAGAGMSEGLWIVSGGTFQRINPVFGGDGAGAGVLAATTTGNAPGANGSDDLWLVVPDRNYLGRDCAPGAAMTVVKPGTGALEVNCAGTFAGAAPANPMLVASNMKSAALLTQTSVTSSPPTATVNFLETGVPGFSNAPHKGGFQKGDLVYPVRLLHFFIGTNANNGRKALMRAEGTPANDVSGRPFMDMGDPVVVQDFVEDLQVTFGIDATNTGDPTRYEFQNGLAPEYTPGLRSVRISVVATGRSPRRDTQNKSVLTDDLPIAVENHTPATAPADGYFRSLFSRRAELPNLAAASL; this is encoded by the coding sequence ATGACGCTGCTGGAGACGATGGTGGCCGCGGCGCTCACCACCATCGTCCTGGCGGCGGCCACCGCGCTGCTGCTGGCGGGCGGGCGCGTGGTGCACAACACGGAGCACGTGGCGGACAGCCACGACCACGCGCGGCTCGCGGGAGAGACGCTGCTGTCCGCGGTGCGCCAGGCCGGCGCGGGCATGTCCGAGGGCCTCTGGATTGTGTCCGGTGGAACGTTCCAGCGCATCAACCCCGTCTTCGGCGGTGACGGCGCGGGCGCGGGCGTGCTCGCCGCCACCACGACGGGCAACGCGCCGGGCGCGAATGGCAGTGACGACCTGTGGCTGGTGGTGCCGGACCGCAACTACCTGGGCCGCGACTGCGCGCCGGGCGCGGCGATGACGGTGGTGAAGCCGGGCACCGGCGCCCTGGAGGTCAACTGCGCGGGCACGTTCGCCGGCGCCGCGCCCGCGAACCCCATGCTGGTGGCCAGCAACATGAAGAGCGCCGCGCTGCTCACCCAGACGTCGGTGACGAGCAGCCCGCCCACGGCCACGGTGAACTTCCTGGAGACGGGCGTGCCGGGCTTCTCCAACGCGCCCCACAAGGGCGGCTTCCAGAAGGGCGACCTGGTGTACCCCGTGCGGCTGCTGCACTTCTTCATCGGGACGAACGCGAACAACGGCCGCAAGGCGCTGATGCGCGCGGAGGGCACCCCCGCCAACGACGTGTCGGGGCGCCCCTTCATGGACATGGGCGACCCGGTGGTGGTGCAGGACTTCGTGGAGGACCTCCAGGTGACGTTCGGCATCGACGCCACCAACACGGGAGACCCCACCCGCTACGAGTTCCAGAACGGCCTTGCGCCCGAGTACACGCCGGGCCTGCGCTCGGTGCGCATCAGCGTGGTGGCCACCGGCCGCTCGCCCCGGCGCGACACGCAGAACAAGTCCGTCCTGACCGATGACCTGCCCATCGCCGTGGAGAACCACACCCCGGCCACGGCTCCCGCGGACGGCTACTTCCGCAGCCTCTTCTCCCGCCGGGCGGAATTGCCCAACCTGGCCGCCGCCAGCCTGTGA
- a CDS encoding type IV pilus modification PilV family protein yields the protein MRALPSSAARRGSGLLEVLIATGILALAAVGAVMGMVAATRDVKDGQVLQGRRMLLEARVQRLWLASKMELANQAVPRPALFPPDVALAASPWVLDPSAPQAGDIGTGAYFRVRPTGQVEPALDVPAGTPCTAATPDSVLPRDVYCREVLVTQGLPKDLPSAAQALVPAGALPFTFWTRAYRKGDSLDRAIVHSEVFVL from the coding sequence ATGAGAGCCCTTCCCTCTTCCGCCGCCCGGCGCGGCAGCGGCCTCCTGGAGGTGCTCATCGCCACGGGCATCCTGGCGCTGGCCGCCGTGGGCGCCGTGATGGGCATGGTGGCCGCCACCCGCGACGTGAAGGACGGCCAGGTGCTCCAGGGCCGGCGCATGCTGCTGGAGGCGCGCGTGCAGCGGCTGTGGCTCGCGTCCAAGATGGAGCTGGCCAACCAGGCCGTCCCCCGGCCCGCCCTCTTCCCGCCGGACGTGGCGCTGGCCGCGTCGCCCTGGGTGCTGGACCCCAGCGCGCCGCAGGCGGGCGACATCGGCACGGGCGCCTACTTCCGCGTGCGCCCCACGGGCCAGGTGGAGCCCGCGCTGGACGTGCCCGCCGGCACGCCCTGCACCGCCGCCACCCCGGACTCGGTGCTGCCCCGCGACGTCTACTGCCGTGAAGTCCTGGTGACGCAGGGGCTGCCCAAGGACCTGCCGTCCGCGGCCCAGGCGCTGGTGCCCGCCGGGGCGCTGCCCTTCACCTTCTGGACGCGCGCGTACCGCAAGGGCGACAGCCTGGATCGCGCCATCGTGCACAGCGAGGTCTTCGTCCTATGA